The Argentina anserina chromosome 5, drPotAnse1.1, whole genome shotgun sequence genome includes the window TATAGGATAATTCCTAGCATATCAAACTGTTATGTGAATGTAATTTGATAAGATGATTCAAGCATCTTACGTAAACTGGTGGCGCATCCATCTGATTCCGCAATCCTCTTCCTTCCTGAAATTATTTGCAAACATAGAAGAAGGTTGTGTTTAGGACAGTGTAGGATTACTTTTAAGAATCTGGTGGTGATTAGAGTCCATAATATATGGGAGCTTATTTGCCATTGAGGGCAAAATGTGAAAGGGCTTGGCTACCGTGTAAGTCCATACTCTAGTTTCTTGATACTGGCAAGTAATGCATTCCTATTTATTCATTCTTGCAAGAAATAGGGATCTGTTATTTGAGAAATATATTAAATGGTTTCAATGTTGCAGAGATGAAGGGGGCAGAGCAAAGTTTGGTTTATTTGTGTGATCGAAGGGTAAGAGAATGCACCGACACCAAGTTCGTTGTTTGATCACTTTGATGTAAAGAAAGAAATTGACAACATTTTCCAGGAGTCTTTTGAACAGTGGAGATTATGTTCCTTTGTATATAGATTCATTTGAACTGCTGATGGTCAATTGTATAGAAAGTCATTTGAACTGCTGATGGTTTTTGTATATAGATTTTAAGAGTGAATCTGACCAAAAGGGCTAGtcacaaattcaagagaacaagcttggGGCATTACTTGCAGAAAAACCCTCTACAAATTTTGATATTTCGTTATTTGAGCTAACCCGGAATAGTACTATATACAGGATATGATAGAAAGTTGATGGTATGCTTATTGATAAATCAGAGATATTCTCCTTACATTGACATACTTCTCCTTTGTAATCTAATTTCTAGAACAAAAGATAAACCCTCCTCAGCATAGTGTATTGAGTGAAATAAACTTAGTTCGATACAGAGATAGAATAGCTGCACATTAGTATAACAATCTTAAGGCTAGTCTGCTTCTAAAATCAAATTAGTCTATACAATCATCAGTTCATCACCACATCAATGTAGCACAAAAAATAAACCCGAAATGCAACTATTTTCACCAGTGGATGGAAATAATTCTTATCATGAGTGTTCCCATTTGAAGTGCACAATAACAATAAGTTTCTTTTTCCCAAACCATAGATCACATAAACGGCGTCGTATCGGCAAGGGGCAAAAACCCAAGCTAAAACCCCAAAGCTTCATCCTCATACTTCAAAAACACAAAAGAGTGAAAAGACAAAGCCCCCCTTTGTATTCTGCACCAGAGCTTCTCTCACTCTCACCCTCATCCACTTCcctttgcttcttcttcttcttcttcctcactcTCTTCTCCTTAAACTCACACACAACTCTGCTCCTTCAGCCATGGAGCTTCTCcgttcttcttttcttcccaACACTCCCTTCTTCACTGACCCCTCTCCCTCCCAACCACCCATCACTCCCCACACGCCCAAACTCAACTTCCGAGCTTCCATAGACTCCCCCACACTCTTAAACCCTCAACCCCATCTCGCTTTCACCGCCAAAAAAGCCGCAGACTTTACTCAAAGTCCAAGAGCTCAACCCAGCTCTGAGGTTAGTCACTGCATTTCTCTACTTAGAAGTAACCATGTAGCTGACTGTAGACCAATTCATGCTCTTGCTCTGAAGTCGAATGCTTTTGAGGTCAATAGATGGGTTGGGAACAAGCTCGCCAAGCTTTACTCCAAGAATTATGAGCTTTTGGACTATGCCCAAaaggtgtttgatgaaatgcctAAGAGAAATGTACCGACTTACGCGGCGTTGATTAGCGCTTATTGTCGCGCCGAGCTGTGGGAGGAGATGTTTGCGGTGTTTGGGTTGATGGTGGAGGAGGGAATGGTGCCTGATGTTTATGTTGTGCCTACATTGTTGAAGGCGTGCGCGCTGACGAAGATGGTGGGGATTGGGAAGATGATTCATGGGTTTGTGATAAGGAATGGGATGGATTCGGATGTTTTCATGGGTAATTCGCTTATTGATTTTTATGCCAACTGTGGGGATTTGGGGTTTGCTGTGAGTGTGTTTGGTGCAATGAGGGAGAGAGATGTGGTTTCGTGGACTGCGCTTGTTTCGGCTTATATGAATGAGGGTCTTTGTGACGAAGCGTTGGAGGTGTTCAGTTCGATGAAGGGGATTGGAGTAAAGAGGGATTTGATATCTTGGAATGCGCTTGTTTCGGGGTTTGCACAGAATGGGGAGATGGAGATGGCTCTTCAGTATTTGGAGGCGATGCAAGAGGAAGGATTAAGGCCGAGAGTTAATTCTTGGAATGGAGTCCTTTCGGGTTGTAGTCAGAATGAGTATTTTGAGGATGCTTTAGATGCATTTTATAGAATGTTGTGTTTCCCGGAGGAGCCAAATTTTGTTACGATTGCAAGCATTTTGCCAGCTTGTGCAGGTTTGAAAGATTTGAACTTGGGCAGGGCAATTCATGGGTTTTCTCTGAAGCGTCAGCTTTGCGGTAACACCTATGTGGAAGGTTCCTTGATTGGTATGTACTCAAAATGTGGAATGAAAGATTATGCAGAGAAAGTTTATTCCACGGCTGAGACCAAAAGCAT containing:
- the LOC126794500 gene encoding pentatricopeptide repeat-containing protein At1g19720-like gives rise to the protein MELLRSSFLPNTPFFTDPSPSQPPITPHTPKLNFRASIDSPTLLNPQPHLAFTAKKAADFTQSPRAQPSSEVSHCISLLRSNHVADCRPIHALALKSNAFEVNRWVGNKLAKLYSKNYELLDYAQKVFDEMPKRNVPTYAALISAYCRAELWEEMFAVFGLMVEEGMVPDVYVVPTLLKACALTKMVGIGKMIHGFVIRNGMDSDVFMGNSLIDFYANCGDLGFAVSVFGAMRERDVVSWTALVSAYMNEGLCDEALEVFSSMKGIGVKRDLISWNALVSGFAQNGEMEMALQYLEAMQEEGLRPRVNSWNGVLSGCSQNEYFEDALDAFYRMLCFPEEPNFVTIASILPACAGLKDLNLGRAIHGFSLKRQLCGNTYVEGSLIGMYSKCGMKDYAEKVYSTAETKSIGMWNEMIAVYVNSGETEKGIDLLRVMHHNGLKPDVVSYNTILAGHARNGQKNEAYELLREMVRMDLKPNIISFNVLISGFQQFGLSFEALILLWTMQAPSDGCFADFVLPESIQPNSITIAGALAACADLKLLSQGKEIHGYMLRRGFEPNVYISSALVDMYSKCLDIVSAAKVFRRIEDRNTVCWNAMIAGHVENMQLNLAVELFREMLEEGLQPSSITLMILLLTCGDMATLRFGRELHGYIIKSQLDHSDSTLASALVGMYSKCGSIKEAKSVFDFEVRKDALLWNAMLSAYSTNGMLNNAIALVGQMELVGVVPEI